A DNA window from Zingiber officinale cultivar Zhangliang chromosome 3A, Zo_v1.1, whole genome shotgun sequence contains the following coding sequences:
- the LOC122053110 gene encoding thioredoxin-like protein CXXS1 isoform X2, with protein MSLWWVMEGQKQQQQQHSKSRVVKVNSEESWNMFITQAKNQGCPVFVHFGASWCVPSLAMNAFFEELAMTYQDILFILVDVDEAKKRLLLNHLMRWVEMAGGGFQDGGEGNANICSDER; from the exons ATGAGCTTGTGGTGGGTCATGGAAGGCcagaagcagcagcagcagcagcattcCAAGTCTAGGGTTGTGAAGGTGAACTCAGAGGAGTCATGGAACATGTTCATCACCCAAGCCAAGAACCAAGGCTGCCCT GTTTTTGTCCACTTTGGTGCCTCATGGTGTGTTCCATCTCTTGCCATGAATGCATTCTTTGAGGAGCTAGCCATGACTTATCAGGACATCCTCTTCATCTTGGTGGACGTTGACGAAGCCAAG AAAAGATTACTGCTCAATCATTTGATGCGTTGGGTGGAAATGGCAGGAGGTGGCTTCCAAGATGGAGGTGAAGGCAATGCCAACATTTGTTCTGATGAGAGATGA
- the LOC122053110 gene encoding thioredoxin-like protein CXXS1 isoform X1 yields the protein MSLWWVMEGQKQQQQQHSKSRVVKVNSEESWNMFITQAKNQGCPVFVHFGASWCVPSLAMNAFFEELAMTYQDILFILVDVDEAKEVASKMEVKAMPTFVLMRDDGTVMDKVVGANPEEIKKRVDGFVQSFLSPKIIG from the exons ATGAGCTTGTGGTGGGTCATGGAAGGCcagaagcagcagcagcagcagcattcCAAGTCTAGGGTTGTGAAGGTGAACTCAGAGGAGTCATGGAACATGTTCATCACCCAAGCCAAGAACCAAGGCTGCCCT GTTTTTGTCCACTTTGGTGCCTCATGGTGTGTTCCATCTCTTGCCATGAATGCATTCTTTGAGGAGCTAGCCATGACTTATCAGGACATCCTCTTCATCTTGGTGGACGTTGACGAAGCCAAG GAGGTGGCTTCCAAGATGGAGGTGAAGGCAATGCCAACATTTGTTCTGATGAGAGATGATGGCACAGTGATGGACAAGGTTGTTGGGGCAAATCCGGAGGAGATCAAGAAGAGGGTTGATGGCTTTGTCCAATCATTTCTCAGCCCAAAAATTATTGgatga
- the LOC122054202 gene encoding blue copper protein-like, whose product MAPLLRALVALAAMATVPPFAVAANYNVGGPGGSWDLSTDFTGWVSGKKFHVGDTLTFKHAANQHDVLEVSRAAYGTCATGNPISTDAGGNTVVKLTAAGKRYFICGIAGHCSAGMKVEIDVLAAKPATSPAPSPSPSPATSSSPPESSLASAPSSASRRSHTDATPAAGSSDELPPSKPTTTAVASGGEPAKAVAGFGSGLLMLAVLVL is encoded by the exons ATGGCACCCTTGTTGAGAGCTTTAGTCGCCCTCGCAGCAATGGCGACCGTTCCTCCGTTCGCAGTCGCGGCGAACTACAACGTGGGAGGGCCGGGCGGCTCCTGGGATCTATCTACCGATTTCACGGGGTGGGTCTCCGGCAAGAAATTTCACGTCGGCGACACCTTGA CATTCAAGCACGCAGCGAATCAGCACGACGTTTTGGAGGTCTCCCGCGCCGCCTACGGCACCTGCGCCACCGGCAATCCTATCTCCACCGATGCCGGCGGTAACACCGTCGTCAAGCTTACCGCCGCCGGGAAGCGGTACTTCATCTGTGGAATCGCAGGGCACTGCTCGGCGGGTATGAAGGTGGAGATCGACGTCCTCGCCGCCAAACCCGCCACCTCCCCCGCCCCCTCCCCCTCGCCCTCGCCGGCGACGTCGTCATCGCCGCCGGAAAGCTCGCTGGCCTCAGCTCCGTCGTCCGCGTCCCGAAGGTCTCATACCGATGCAACCCCGGCGGCGGGATCTTCTGATGAGTTGCCTCCATCTAAGCCAACAACCACGGCGGTGGCTTCCGGCGGAGAGCCCGCGAAGGCTGTTGCTGGATTCGGATCCGGTCTGTTGATGCTGGCGGTTTTGGTTCTTTAA
- the LOC122053113 gene encoding tobamovirus multiplication protein 1-like, which produces MDISEMSWLPATARSWWANAGHSSQWQDAAFYSLCAAYSCVSAFALIQVVRNQLRSPEYGWTTQKVFHFMNFMVNGVRALVFGFHKHVFLLRPRVFALVLLDLPGLLFFSTYTLLVLYWAEIYHQARGLPSNKLRIIYTIANCVIYIIQVCIWIYLWINGGRIVESVGNIFLAVSSFLAALGFLVYGGRLFCMLRHFPIESRGRQKKLYEVGSVAAVCFTCFLIRCLVLGLSAMDSGASLDVLDHPILDFSFYMMTEILPSALVLYILRKLPPKSVSGQYHPIR; this is translated from the exons ATGGACATCTCAGAGATGAGTTGGCTCCCTGCGACCGCTCGAAGCTGGTGGGCGAACGCCGGCCATTCCTCCCAATGGCAGGACGCCGCCTTCTACTCCCTCTGCGCCGCATACTCCTGCGTCTCCGCCTTTGCCCTC ATTCAGGTAGTGAGGAACCAACTCCGATCCCCTGAATACGGCTGGACGACGCAGAAGGTTTTCCATTTCATGAATTTCATGGTGAACGGAG TTCGTGCTCTTGTATTTGGGTTCCACAAACATGTTTTCCTACTCCGGCCAAGG GTTTTTGCTCTAGTACTGTTGGATCTTCCAGGGTTATTATTCTTTTCTACTTACACCCTGCTTGTGCTTTACTGGGCTGAAATATATCATCAG GCAAGGGGTCTTCCTTCCAATAAGCTTAGAATCATATACACCATTGCTAATTGTGTGATATACATCATTCAG GTTTGCATATGGATCTACCTGTGGATAAACGGCGGTCGAATTGTTGAATCAGTTGGGAATATCTTCCTAGCGG TATCATCCTTTCTAGCTGCACTTGGTTTCTTAGTCTATGGAGGAAG ACTTTTTTGCATGCTGAGGCATTTCCCCATTGAATCGAGGGGACGACAGAAGAAGCTTTATGAG GTTGGATCTGTTGCTGCTGTATGTTTCACCTGTTTTCTTATAAGATGCCTGGTG CTTGGCCTATCAGCCATGGATTCTGGTGCCTCACTAGATGTATTGGATCATCCTATTCTGGATTTCAGCTTCTACATG ATGACTGAAATTCTTCCCTCTGCACTTGTTCTCTACATACTGAGGAAGCTCCCTCCAAAAAGTGTTTCCGGGCAGTATCATCCCATTCGATAG
- the LOC122053112 gene encoding CRS2-associated factor 2, mitochondrial-like — MQRRLLAGALPTLGASFPPFSPSPLFFSRTKKNSPSLHDEPDDPPFSPIAKTPKPRAKPPKPKPKTPPCAEEKKKPSPFHSDLPFDFRYSYSETDPSVKPIGFREPPRFSPFGPGRLDRKWNGVSALANAEVAEERNSVLGDPLTEEEVAELVERYRHSDCSSQINLGKGGVTHNMLEDIHNHWKRAEAVRLKCLGVPTLDMDNVCFHLEDKTGGKIIFRNINILLLYRGRNYDPKKRPVIPVMLWKPLAPIYPKLVQNVAQGLTFEETKELRNRGLNAPALMKLTRNGVYVNVVERVREAFGSMDVIRLDCSHVYTSDCKKIGVKLRDLVPCIPILFKDGQIILWRGNANEDSNSS; from the exons ATGCAACGAAGGCTGCTCGCCGGCGCTCTGCCGACCCTAGGCGCTTCCTTTCCCCCCTTTTCCCCGTCCCCTCTGTTCTTCTCTCGCACTAAGAAGAACTCTCCCTCTCTCCACGACGAACCCGACGACCCTCCGTTCTCCCCGATCGCTAAAACCCCGAAACCTAGGGCTAAACCCCCGAAACCTAAGCCCAAAACCCCACCTTGCGCCGAGGAGAAGAAAAAGCCCTCGCCTTTCCACTCCGACCTCCCCTTCGACTTCCGATACTCGTACTCCGAGACCGACCCTTCCGTCAAGCCCATTGGGTTCCGGGAGCCCCCTCGCTTCTCCCCGTTCGGCCCTGGACGCCTCGACCGAAAGTGGAACGGGGTGTCGGCGCTGGCGAATGCCGAGGTAGCGGAGGAGAGGAATTCGGTGCTCGGGGATCCACTCACCGAGGAAGAGGTTGCGGAGCTCGTAGAGCGCTACCGGCATAGCGATTGCTCTAGTCAGATCAATCTGG GGAAAGGTGGTGTAACTCACAATATGCTGGAGGACATCCACAATCATTGGAAGAGAGCTGAAGCTGTAAGATTGAAGTGCCTTGGAGTTCCAACCCTTGACATGGATAATGTTTGTTTCCACCTTGAG GATAAAACCGGTGGAAAGATCATATTCAGAAATATAAACATCCTCCTACTCTACCGCGGTCGCAACTATGATCCTAAGAAAAGGCCGGTAATACCCGTAATGTTATGGAAGCCATTGGCACCCATATATCCAAAGCTTGTTCAAAATGTTGCTCAGGGTTTGACTTTTGAGGAAACAAAAGAGTTGAGAAATAGAGGATTAAATGCACCTGCTCTAATGAAACTCA CTAGGAATGGTGTTTATGTGAATGTGGTGGAAAGAGTCAGAGAGGCCTTCGGATCTATGGATGTCATCAGGTTGGACTGTTCGCATGTTTATACAAGTGATTGCAAGAAGATTGGGGTGAAACTAAGG GATTTGGTTCCTTGCATTCCTATCCTATTCAAGGATGGACAAATCATACTTTGGAGGGGGAATGCCAATGAGGACTCTAATTCATCATGA
- the LOC122053111 gene encoding uncharacterized protein LOC122053111, producing the protein MNDRFRMDDFTAPSFSLGLDFDIADLSTEDEEGNDNGEEERRPLFPVPSPAVEDPSFERFPEHGFVEGEPSGHEEIPASEAVQETPLPAFKRLRRGPPRPPSRRIPSPIAHSPICDDGGTMNGDISPEDDDIEAFSSPEDNPSRDQYSSVRSHITGRSSKCSLQKNGILTNQSTMKLNKPRITTASEDITSTVSHENCNKIFFQNSNISPLRKIYLLSSDSDNPLSDDECKYNKIVDANRLMEKKLISKNQQHKSLRYEKSKKDSFWEDLSPKKSISLSTPALDQFCEDYFKSTKDLESGRNREEDMVFCSSRVTDTKRQRNIIGNAEQNCNLPNAEPPSFQYFYHNDLRIQMLVKQRLPYFVPLGTEVQKQLGTRNINYMNQFGARDTPSDARKTSKQDVAGSSKKRRKAKDANLKEPNASGGWACPKKSAVSVIPKDAGKRRVHASGHQSGHWFTDESGRKVYVTKDGVELSGQQAYRQYRKESGAGFRKSKKKAATKRKMK; encoded by the exons atgaACGATCGATTCCGAATGGACGACTTCACGGCTCCTTCCTTCTCTCTCGGCCTCGATTTCGACATCGCCGATCTGTCCACCGAGGACGAGGAAGGGAATGATAACGGAGAGGAAGAGCGACGCCCCCTTTTCCCCGTTCCGTCTCCCGCGGTGGAAGATCCATCCTTTGAGCGCTTCCCGGAGCATGGATTCGTAGAGGGAGAGCCGAGCGGTCACGAAGAGATCCCTGCTTCGGAGGCCGTTCAGGAAACCCCTCTTCCGGCCTTCAAGCGCTTACGGCGAGGCCCGCCGCGGCCGCCTTCTCGTCGTATCCCTTCGCCGATCGCTCATTCTCCTATATGTGATGACGGAGGCACGATGAATGGTGATATTTCTCCAGAAGATGATGACATTGAAGCTTTTTCGTCCCCAGAAGATAACCCTAGTCGAG ATCAGTATTCTTCAGTGAGAAGTCACATCACTGGCAGATCTTCAAAGTGTTCACTGCAGAAAAATGGAATTCTTACAAACCAATCAACAATGAAGCTGAACAAGCCAAGAATAACAACAGCATCTGAAGACATTACTTCTACGGTTTCACATGAAAATtgcaataaaatattttttcaaaattcgaACATTAGTCCTCTACGGAAAATCTATCTACTGAGTTCTGATTCTGATAACCCTCTTAGTGATGATGAATGCAAGTACAATAAAATTGTTGATGCTAACAGATTGATGGAGAAAAAATTGATAAGTAAAAATCAACAGCATAAAAGTCTCAGATATGAAAAATCCAAGAAGGACAGTTTCTGGGAAGATTTAAGCCCTAAGAAAAGCATAAGCTTGAGTACACCTGCTCTAGATCAGTTTTGTGAAGACTATTTCAAATCAACAAAGGATCTAGAATCAGGAAGGAACAGAGAAGAAGACATGGTTTTCTGCAGTTCAAGAGTAACTGATACAAAAAGGCAAAGAAATATCATTGGAAATGCAGAACAAAATTGTAATTTGCCTAATGCAGAACCACCTTCTTTTCAGTATTTCTACCACAATGACTTGAGGATTCAGATGCTAGTAAAGCAACGATTGCCCTACTTTGTTCCTCTTGGTACAGAAGTTCAGAAGCAACTTGGGACAAGAAATATAAACTACAT GAATCAATTTGGTGCAAGAGATACCCCTAGTGATGCACGTAAAACCAGCAAGCAGGATGTTGCTGGAAGTTCTAAAAAGAGAAGAAAGGCAAAGGATGCTAATCTAAAGGAACCAAATGCTTCTGGCGGTTGGGCATGCCCCAAAAAGAGTGCCGTTAGTGTTATCCCAAAAGATGCTGGGAAAAGGCGAGTTCATGCTAGTGGCCATCAATCTGGTCACTGGTTTACTGATGAAAGTGGAAGAAAG GTCTATGTAACCAAAGATGGTGTAGAGTTGTCAGGCCAACAAGCTTATAGACAATATAGGAAG GAGAGTGGTGCTGGATTCAGGAAGTCGAAGAAAAAAGCTGCTACCAAGAGAAAAATGAAATAA